Proteins encoded by one window of Lathyrus oleraceus cultivar Zhongwan6 chromosome 1, CAAS_Psat_ZW6_1.0, whole genome shotgun sequence:
- the LOC127124232 gene encoding (+)-cis,trans-nepetalactol synthase NEPS2 isoform X1 encodes MAESSSTKSGLRLAGKVAIVTGGASGIGKETTHLFANQAARMVVIADIQDKLGIQVAESIGTDRCTFIHCDIRIEDDVKNLIQSTVDTYGQIDIIHCNAGIISPSDQTLLELDVSQANGVFATNAIGTALCVKHAARAMVDGKVRGSIVCTASISASYGVTTGTDYSMSKHAVLGLMRSASVQLAKYGIRVNSVSPNGLATPLTEKLLDADAKTVEEIFSKFSMLKGVVLRTNHVADAVLFLASSDSDFVTGLDLRVDGNYITSDAVI; translated from the exons ATGGCAGAATCTTCATCAACCAAAAGCGGTCTTAGGTTAGCAGGCAAAGTAGCCATCGTCACCGGAGGTGCCAGCGGTATCGGCAAAGAGACGACGCATCTCTTTGCCAATCAAGCTGCACGTATGGTGGTGATTGCTGATATTCAAGACAAGCTGGGAATTCAAGTGGCTGAATCCATTGGCACAGATAGATGCACCTTTATTCATTGTGATATTAGAATTGAAGATGATGTCAAAAATCTCATTCAATCAACCGTCGATACTTATGGACAA ATAGATATTATACATTGCAATGCTGGGATTATAAGTCCAAGTGATCAAACCTTGTTGGAACTCGACGTTTCTCAAGCTAACGGCGTCTTTGCAACTAATGCTATAGGAACTGCATTGTGCGTAAAACACGCCGCACGTGCGATGGTGGATGGTAAGGTGAGGGGTAGCATTGTCTGCACCGCGAGCATTTCTGCTAGCTACGGTGTCACGACAGGGACAGATTACTCGATGTCAAAGCATGCGGTATTAGGGTTAATGCGCTCAGCGAGTGTCCAACTTGCAAAATATGGTATAAGAGTGAACTCAGTGTCGCCAAATGGATTAGCAACACCATTAACCGAGAAATTGCTAGATGCGGATGCAAAGACAGTGGAAGAGATATTTTCAAAATTCTCGATGTTGAAAGGAGTGGTTCTAAGGACGAATCATGTGGCAGATGCTGTGTTGTTTTTGGCATCTAGTGATTCTGATTTTGTGACTGGTCTTGATCTTCGTGTGGATGGTAACTATATTACTAGTGACGCTGTAATTTAA